Proteins encoded within one genomic window of Triticum aestivum cultivar Chinese Spring chromosome 2D, IWGSC CS RefSeq v2.1, whole genome shotgun sequence:
- the LOC123048912 gene encoding peroxidase 2, which translates to MANLAVAILFASLGAVATAQKASAPAAEMPAYQGSYPSYASPPVAEMPAYQGSYPSYASPPVPEMPAYQGSYPGHISSPAASPSYTFPAATPAPSQPSMAAPTASPPSPTPSPSPGRRRRLRVGFYRRSCPRAQKIVREAVRNATSKNPGLGAGIIRMHFHDCFVQGCDASVLLDPTAANPQPEKLSPPNFPSLRGFEVIDAAKEALEKVCPGRVSCADIIAFAARDASFFLSRARINFRMPAGRLDGRVSLSSEALDFLPPPFFNLSQLVDNFKAKNLDEDDLVVLSGAHTIGVSHCSSFTDRLPPNPSDMNPAFATLLQSKCPVSPNFTNDPTVVQDIVTPNRLDTRYYTNVLKRNVLFTSDAALLSSWRTARKVVENALIPRRWESKFARAMVKMAAIELKTAANGEIRKMCRVVNN; encoded by the exons ATGGCAAACCTTGCCGTTGCAATCTTGTTTGCATCGCTCGGCGCCGTGGCTACTGCTCAAAAAGCCTCCGCGCCGGCAGCGGAAATGCCAGCCTACCAAGGTTCATATCCAAGCTACGCTAGTCCGCCGGTAGCCGAAATGCCAGCCTACCAAGGTTCCTATCCAAGCTACGCTAGTCCGCCGGTACCCGAAATGCCAGCCTATCAAGGTTCCTATCCAGGCCACATTAGCTCCCCAGCTGCTAGCCCGAGCTACACTTTCCCTGCTGCCACCCCGGCACCAAGCCAGCCAAGCATGGCTGCACCTACTGCTAGTCCACCGAGCCCAACCCCTTCTCCGTCCCCAGGACGACGACGGAGACTGCGAGTCGGCTTCTACAGGCGCTCGTGCCCACGGGCGCAAAAGATCGTCAGGGAGGCCGTGAGGAACGCCACGTCCAAGAACCCCGGCCTCGGTGCTGGGATTATTCGGATgcacttccacgactgcttcgtccaG GGTTGCGATGCTTCCGTCCTGCTCGACCCGACAGCGGCCAACCCGCAGCCGGAGAAGCTCAGCCCACCCAACTTCCCAAGCCTGCGTGGCTTCGAAGTGATTGACGCAGCCAAGGAGGCGCTCGAGAAGGTTTGCCCCGGGAGGGTCTCCTGCGCTGACATCATCGCCTTCGCCGCCAGAGACGCGTCCTTCTTCCTCAGCCGGGCCAGGATCAACTTCAGGATGCCGGCAGGGCGCTTAGACGGACGCGTGTCCCTCTCCAGTGAGGCGCTCGATTTCCTTCCGCCGCCGTTCTTCAACCTCTCGCAGCTCGTCGACAATTTCAAGGCCAAGAACCTCGACGAGGATGACCTTGTGGTGCTCTCCGGCGCGCACACCATCGGCGTGTCCCACTGCTCATCCTTCACCGACCGGCTCCCGCCAAACCCCTCCGACATGAACCCGGCGTTCGCCACCCTCTTGCAGAGCAAGTGCCCGGTGAGCCCCAACTTCACGAACGACCCAACAGTGGTGCAGGACATTGTGACGCCCAACCGGTTGGACACCCGGTACTACACCAATGTGCTCAAGCGCAACGTGCTCTTCACCTCCGACGCGGCACTCTTGTCGTCCTGGCGGACAGCCAGGAAGGTGGTGGAGAACGCACTTATCCCAAGGAGGTGGGAGAGCAAGTTCGCCAGGGCGATGGTGAAGATGGCGGCCATCGAGCTCAAGACCGCCGCAAATGGGGAGATCAGGAAGATGTGCAGGGTCGTCAACAACTAG
- the LOC123048913 gene encoding peroxidase 2 gives MGRVAIWISCVLLLAATCQGKGAPGHRVRVGYYNRKCPAAEIIVRSVVGKAVSRNPGLGAGIIRMAFHDCFVQGCDASVLLDPTPANPRPEKLGPPNFPSLRGFEVIDAAKAVLERVCPGVVSCADVIAFAARDSAYFLSGYKIDYKMPAGRFDGSVSLESESLQFLPPPFFNLTQLVDSFKAKNMNEDDLVVLSGAHTIGVSHCSSFTDRLPPNPSDMNPGLTRLLQSKCPVSPNFTNDPTVVQDIVTPNRMDNKYYTNLLKRNVLFTSDAALLTSGKTALKVMENAFKPGSWEKKFAKAMVKMAAIELKTAANGEIRRNCRVVNK, from the exons ATGGGTAGGGTTGCGATCTGGATCTCGTGCGTGCTGCTCCTGGCGGCGACATGCCAGGGCAAGGGGGCGCCGGGGCATAGGGTGAGGGTCGGCTACTACAACCGGAAGTGCCCCGCGGCGGAGATCATCGTCAGGTCCGTCGTCGGCAAGGCCGTCTCCCGGAACCCCGGCCTCGGCGCCGGCATCATCCGCATGGccttccacgactgcttcgtccaG GGCTGTGACGCGTCGGTGCTGCTGGACCCTACGCCGGCGAACCCGCGGCCGGAGAAGCTCGGCCCGCCCAACTTCCCCAGCCTGCGCGGCTTCGAGGTGATCGACGCGGCCAAGGCGGTCCTTGAGAGGGTCTGCCCTGGagtcgtctcctgcgccgacgtcaTCGCCTTCGCCGCACGCGACTCCGCCTACTTCCTCAGCGGCTACAAGATCGACTACAAGATGCCGGCGGGCCGGTTCGACGGGAGCGTGTCGCTCGAGAGCGAGTCGCTGCAGTTCCTTCCCCCGCCCTTCTTCAACCTCACGCAGCTCGTCGACAGCTTCAAGGCCAAGAACATGAACGAGGACGACCTTGTGGTGCTCTCCGGCGCGCACACCATCGGCGTGTCGCACTGCTCCTCCTTCACCGACCGCCTGCCCCCGAACCCCTCCGACATGAACCCCGGCCTCACCAGGCTGCTGCAGAGCAAGTGCCCCGTCAGCCCCAACTTCACCAACGACCCCACGGTGGTGCAGGACATCGTCACCCCCAACCGGATGGACAACAAGTACTACACCAACCTGCTCAAGCGCAACGTGCTCTTCACCTCCGACGCGGCTTTGCTGACGTCGGGGAAGACGGCGCTGAAGGTGATGGAGAACGCTTTCAAACCCGGGAGCTGGGAGAAGAAGTTTGCCAAGGCGATGGTCAAGATGGCTGCCATCGAGCTCAAGACCGCTGCCAACGGCGAGATcaggaggaactgcagggtcgtcAACAAATAG
- the LOC123048914 gene encoding peroxidase 2 — translation MGRVPIWIACVLLLAATCQGKGAPGHRVRVGYYNRKCPAAEIIVRSVVGKAVSRNPGLGAGIIRMAFHDCFVQGCDASVLLDPTPANPRPEKLGPPNFPSLRGFEVIDAAKAVLERVCPGVVSCADVIAFAARDSAYFLSGYKIDYKMPAGRFDGSVSLESESLQFLPPPFFNLTQLVDSFKAKNMNEDDLVVLSGAHTIGVSHCSSFTDRLPANPSDMNPGLTRLLQSKCPVSPNFTNDPTVVQDIVTPNRMDNKYYTNLLKRNVLFTSDAALLTSGKTALKVMENAFKPGSWEKKFAKAMVKMAAIELKTAANGEIRRNCRVVNKY, via the exons ATGGGTAGGGTTCCGATCTGGATCGCGTGCGTGCTGCTCCTGGCGGCGACATGCCAGGGGAAGGGGGCACCGGGGCACAGGGTGAGGGTTGGCTACTACAACCGCAAGTGCCCCGCGGCGGAGATCATCGTCAGGTCCGTCGTCGGCAAGGCCGTCTCCCGGAACCCCGGCCTCGGCGCCGGCATCATCCGCATGGccttccacgactgcttcgtccaG GGCTGTGACGCGTCGGTGCTGCTGGACCCGACGCCGGCGAACCCGCGGCCGGAGAAGCTCGGCCCGCCCAACTTCCCCAGCCTGCGCGGCTTCGAGGTGATCGACGCGGCCAAGGCGGTTCTCGAGAGGGTCTGCCCTGGagtcgtctcctgcgccgacgtcaTCGCCTTCGCCGCACGCGACTCCGCCTACTTCCTCAGCGGCTACAAGATCGACTACAAGATGCCGGCGGGGCGGTTCGACGGGAGCGTGTCGCTCGAGAGCGAGTCGCTGCAGTTCCTCCCCCCGCCCTTCTTCAACCTCACGCAGCTCGTTGACAGCTTCAAGGCCAAGAACATGAACGAGGACGACCTTGTGGTGCTCTCCGGCGCGCACACCATCGGCGTCTCGCACTGCTCCTCCTTCACCGACCGTCTGCCCGCGAACCCCTCCGACATGAACCCAGGCCTCACCAGGCTGCTGCAGAGCAAGTGCCCCGTCAGCCCCAACTTCACCAACGACCCCACAGTGGTGCAGGACATCGTCACCCCCAACCGGATGGACAACAAGTACTACACGAATCTGCTCAAGCGCAACGTGCTCTTCACCTCGGATGCGGCGTTGCTCACGTCGGGGAAGACGGCGCTGAAGGTGATGGAGAACGCTTTCAAACCCGGGAGCTGGGAGAAGAAGTTTGCCAAGGCGATGGTCAAGATGGCTGCCATCGAGCTCAAGACCGCTGCCAACGGCGAGATcaggaggaactgcagggtcgtcAACAAGTACTAG